The region GATCTGAATGTGCCCCTGGACACCAATTTAAATATCACCGATGACAACCGCATCCGGGGGGTCTTGCCGACCATTAATTATGCCCTGGATGAAAATGCCATGGTGATCCTCTGCTCCCACATGGGCCGTCCAAGGGGGAAAGTGGTTCCGAACCTCAGCCTGGCCCCGGTGGCCCGCCGGTTAAGCCGGCTGGTCCAGAAAGAGGTCCTCCTGGCCCCGGACTGTATCGGTCCGGAAGTTAAGGAGATGATCCAGGCCATGAAGCCGGGCGATATTCTCCTGTTGGAAAACCTGCGTTTCCATCCGGAAGAGGAAGAGAATGATGAGGCCTTCGGTCAAGAGTTGGCCGAGTTGGCCGATATCTATATCAACGACGCCTTTGCCGTGGGCCATCGGGCCCATGCCTCGGTGGTGGCCGTGGCCAAATATGCCAAAGAGTGCGCCGCCGGTTTTCTGATGAAAGATGAGTTAAAGTTTTTTCATCAGTCTATGGAGAATCCGGCCCGGCCTTTAGTAGCCATTATCGGGGGGGCAAAAGTAAGCGGCAAATTGGCGGCCCTGGAAAACCTTTTGAACCATGTGGATAAGATGATCATCGGCGGGGCCATGGCCAACACCTTCCTGAAAAGTATCAACAATGAAGTCGGAAAATCCCGGGTAGAAGATGACCTGGTCAGTGTAGCCCATTGTCTGATGGGCAAGGCCAAAGACCTGGGGGTTAAATTAT is a window of Deltaproteobacteria bacterium DNA encoding:
- a CDS encoding phosphoglycerate kinase; amino-acid sequence: MQYLNDLNIKNKRLLIRVDLNVPLDTNLNITDDNRIRGVLPTINYALDENAMVILCSHMGRPRGKVVPNLSLAPVARRLSRLVQKEVLLAPDCIGPEVKEMIQAMKPGDILLLENLRFHPEEEENDEAFGQELAELADIYINDAFAVGHRAHASVVAVAKYAKECAAGFLMKDELKFFHQSMENPARPLVAIIGGAKVSGKLAALENLLNHVDKMIIGGAMANTFLKSINNEVGKSRVEDDLVSVAHCLMGKAKDLGVKLYLPIDCVVADSFNPQAETKITTVQEVPRDWLIMDIGPATSLLYSEALQNAKTIIWNGPMGAFEMDAFSRGTMAMVQAVANSYALTIVGGGDTDVAVHKAGETSKISYISTGGGAFLELLEGNRLPGVLALEHRFEMDANEKPDSCIPKKGN